The Tenrec ecaudatus isolate mTenEca1 chromosome 14, mTenEca1.hap1, whole genome shotgun sequence genome contains a region encoding:
- the FBXL22 gene encoding F-box and leucine-rich protein 22, with protein sequence MSTTRAGEERQEGGRWAQAGAATMHITQLNRECLLHLFSFLDKDSRKSLAQTCWQLQDVFEDPALWPLLHFQSLMELRKDNFLLGPALRSLSICWHSSRVQVCSTEEWLKSAFQRSICSRHESLVEDFLLQVCHRCPNLESVTLAGCGHVTDDCLARLLRCCPRLRALRLENCARVTNHTLAAVAAHGRALQTLHVDFCRNVSAAGLRHLRAARPRLTLRAEHSAAMIPDQLPRGALGRGPARRARLPASSHGGF encoded by the exons ATGTCCACCACCAGAGCTGGGGAGGAGCGGCAGGAGGGTGGCCGGTGGGCCCAGGCCGGTGCAGCCACCATGCACATAACCCAGCTCAACCGTGAGTGCCTGCTGCACCTCTTCTCCTTCCTGGACAAGGACAGCAGGAAGAGCCTGGCCCAGACCTGTTGGCAGCTCCAGGACGTGTTTGAGGACCCAGCTCTCTGGCCCCTGCTGCACTTTCAGTCCCTCATGGAGCTCCGGAAGGACAACTTCCTGCTAGGCCCGGCCCTCCGGAGCCTCTCCATCTGCTGGCACTCCAGCAGAGTGCAGGTGTGCAGCACTGAGGAATGGCTCAAGAGCGCCTTCCAGAGGAGCATCTGCAGCCGGCATGAGAGCCTGGTGGAGGACTTCCTGCTCCAGGTGTGCCACAG GTGCCCCAACTTGGAGTCCGTCACGCTAGCGGGCTGCGGCCACGTCACCGACGACTGCTTGGCGCGCCTACTGCGCTGCTGCCCGCGCCTGCGCGCGCTGCGCCTGGAGAACTGCGCGCGCGTCACCAACCACACGCTGGCGGCCGTGGCGGCGCACGGGCGCGCGCTGCAGACTCTGCACGTGGACTTCTGCCGCAACGTGAGCGCCGCCGGCCTGCGCCACTTGCGCGCCGCGCGCCCGCGCCTGACGCTGCGCGCCGAGCACAGCGCGGCCATGATCCCGGACCAGCTGCCGCGCGGAGCGCTCGGGCGCGGCCCCGCTCGGCGGGCCCGGCTGCCAGCCTCCAGTCACGGCGGCTTCTGA